One genomic region from Candidatus Tisiphia endosymbiont of Dioctria linearis encodes:
- a CDS encoding KpsF/GutQ family sugar-phosphate isomerase: MHYHRDVAKRVILKESTALIELSNNIPSCFDNVVDHIINCKGRIILTGIGKSGYIAHKIAASFASTGTAAFYLHPAEASHGDLGMVTEGDLIFMLSNSGETKELFDIMKYCKRFSIKIVAMTMNANSTIAINSDFLLLIPRINEASYIAAPTTSAIMMLSLGDALTTSIHEARGFSEDDFRLYHPGGKIGANLIKVESLMRVKDQLPLVYADTSFTDTILVMNQKSLGCAIVVDKGLSLVGIITDGDLRRHINDKINMKYACDVMTANPQQISSSKLAGEVLGVMNSKSITSIPVTENNIVIGIVHIHDLLRAGIS; this comes from the coding sequence ATGCACTATCATCGTGACGTTGCCAAAAGAGTTATATTAAAAGAATCTACTGCACTAATTGAATTATCTAATAATATTCCTAGTTGTTTTGACAATGTAGTAGATCATATAATTAATTGTAAAGGCAGGATTATTTTAACTGGTATAGGAAAAAGTGGTTATATAGCCCATAAGATAGCAGCAAGTTTTGCTTCTACTGGTACGGCTGCTTTTTATCTGCACCCAGCTGAGGCTAGCCACGGTGATCTTGGGATGGTAACTGAAGGCGATTTAATTTTCATGTTATCTAATTCAGGAGAGACCAAAGAATTATTTGATATAATGAAATATTGTAAGCGATTTTCTATAAAGATAGTTGCCATGACTATGAATGCCAACTCTACTATAGCAATCAATAGCGATTTTTTATTATTAATACCAAGAATTAATGAAGCATCCTATATTGCAGCTCCGACAACTTCCGCAATAATGATGTTATCTCTTGGAGATGCACTTACCACTTCTATACATGAAGCTCGAGGTTTTTCGGAAGATGATTTTCGGCTATATCATCCTGGAGGAAAGATTGGAGCTAATCTTATCAAGGTGGAAAGTTTAATGAGGGTAAAAGATCAGTTGCCTTTAGTATATGCCGATACTTCATTTACTGATACTATATTAGTTATGAATCAAAAAAGCCTTGGATGTGCTATAGTAGTAGATAAAGGTTTAAGTTTGGTTGGTATTATAACAGATGGAGATTTACGTAGACATATTAACGATAAAATAAATATGAAATATGCATGCGATGTAATGACTGCTAATCCACAACAAATTTCTTCCTCGAAATTAGCAGGAGAGGTCTTAGGTGTCATGAATAGCAAATCAATTACTAGCATACCGGTAACTGAAAATAATATAGTTATTGGTATTGTGCATATCCATGACTTACTTCGGGCAGGAATTAGTTAA
- the gmk gene encoding guanylate kinase, protein MVLSLKSKGLTVILSSPSAAGKSSLARAALKIDSNLRLSISATTRTPRTGEIDGVSYYFKTKEEFNKLIEQDAFLEYANIYNNYYGTPKKVVEELLSQGLDVLFDIDWQGTKSIKKILSNVITIFVLPPTPSILQQRIQNRGQDSKEAIELRMKLATKEVQYAKYYDYVVINDDFEITLKTIYSIIIAERVKRIRLNLDKFYSDWQHALL, encoded by the coding sequence ATGGTACTATCTCTGAAAAGTAAAGGATTAACTGTTATTTTATCTTCCCCCTCGGCTGCTGGTAAATCCAGCTTAGCAAGAGCAGCTTTAAAAATAGACAGTAATCTTAGATTATCCATCTCTGCAACCACCAGAACACCTAGGACAGGTGAGATTGATGGAGTAAGTTACTATTTCAAGACCAAAGAGGAATTTAATAAATTAATTGAACAAGATGCATTCCTTGAATATGCAAATATTTATAATAATTATTATGGAACGCCTAAAAAAGTTGTAGAAGAGCTACTAAGTCAAGGGCTAGATGTTTTATTTGATATAGATTGGCAGGGTACAAAATCCATAAAAAAAATCTTATCAAATGTGATTACAATTTTTGTTCTACCACCAACTCCTAGTATTTTGCAACAACGAATTCAAAATAGAGGGCAAGATAGTAAAGAAGCGATAGAGTTGCGTATGAAATTGGCAACCAAAGAAGTACAATATGCTAAATATTATGATTACGTGGTTATTAATGATGATTTTGAGATCACTCTTAAAACAATATATTCGATAATCATCGCTGAACGCGTTAAAAGAATAAGGCTTAATTTAGATAAGTTTTATAGCGATTGGCAACATGCATTATTATAA
- a CDS encoding DUF465 domain-containing protein, translated as MNINNHIQSLQKKHDDLQRLINAAFLHLQDDTKIKQLKKQKLMLKDKILLLYKNITSN; from the coding sequence ATGAATATCAATAATCATATACAAAGCTTACAAAAAAAACATGATGATTTACAAAGACTAATAAACGCTGCATTTTTACATTTGCAGGATGATACTAAAATCAAACAGTTGAAGAAACAAAAATTAATGTTAAAAGATAAAATTTTGTTGTTATATAAGAATATCACCAGCAATTAA
- the lptC gene encoding LPS export ABC transporter periplasmic protein LptC yields the protein MNVHDNVGSTMVKIPFIDKSSSAIISSYRRSISISKILSCLGLVLTLYLIYINFNPINNNLELIENNSGNSSFTPSDKTNYEIKISNSTFNGVNKNLNPYQIQAVQAVRTLDNKYALEEINAKYKINNNKLLVINAKNGILNENSHMLELRDDVQFFLGESILKAQEAQLNLLNKETFSRTGVILSYKNCQITSDNFNSTNDNNIINFKGSVSTIIDVSDF from the coding sequence ATGAATGTCCATGATAATGTTGGTAGTACTATGGTTAAAATTCCCTTCATCGATAAAAGTAGTAGTGCAATCATTTCATCTTATAGACGTTCAATTAGTATATCAAAAATCTTATCTTGTTTAGGGCTAGTACTAACCTTATACTTAATTTATATCAATTTTAATCCCATTAATAATAATTTAGAATTAATTGAAAACAATAGTGGGAATAGCTCTTTTACCCCAAGTGATAAAACAAATTATGAAATAAAAATTTCAAATTCAACTTTTAATGGGGTAAATAAAAACTTAAATCCTTATCAAATTCAGGCTGTACAAGCGGTTAGGACTTTAGATAATAAATATGCATTAGAAGAAATTAACGCTAAATATAAAATAAATAACAATAAACTATTAGTGATCAATGCAAAAAATGGTATATTGAATGAGAATAGTCATATGTTAGAATTAAGAGATGATGTCCAGTTTTTTTTAGGAGAAAGCATATTAAAAGCACAAGAAGCCCAACTTAATTTACTAAATAAAGAAACATTTAGTAGAACAGGCGTGATATTGTCTTATAAAAATTGTCAAATTACTTCTGATAATTTTAATTCCACAAATGACAATAATATTATAAATTTCAAAGGTAGCGTATCAACGATTATTGATGTATCAGATTTTTAG
- a CDS encoding outer membrane protein yields MRNLLLLTITSISLLFSVSSWAIENQFYLKAEVGTSKMNNVKLNDKKLKHNMAGIVAGGGAGYYILDNVRADLMLNFFANQQSKYFFAGTDSKIKSQITTLVLSGYVDVFDISICEFFIGLGAGVGQLKNEIIGNNKLGASTSTNKKNNLVYHLTLGVAAKLAPVVKVEIAYSWKDFGSTKENYIKSLPYKGHNVTLGIRFDI; encoded by the coding sequence ATGAGAAATTTATTATTACTAACGATCACCAGCATTTCACTGTTATTTTCTGTCTCTTCTTGGGCTATTGAAAATCAATTTTATTTGAAAGCTGAAGTTGGGACAAGTAAAATGAATAATGTTAAGTTAAATGATAAAAAATTAAAACATAATATGGCTGGTATTGTTGCCGGAGGAGGTGCAGGTTATTACATTCTAGATAATGTTAGAGCTGATCTTATGCTTAATTTTTTTGCTAATCAGCAATCAAAGTATTTTTTTGCCGGTACAGACTCAAAAATTAAATCCCAAATTACTACTTTAGTGCTTAGTGGTTATGTCGATGTTTTTGATATAAGTATTTGTGAATTCTTTATTGGGCTTGGTGCTGGGGTTGGTCAGCTGAAAAACGAAATTATCGGTAATAATAAGCTTGGTGCTTCAACTTCTACTAACAAAAAAAATAATCTAGTTTACCATCTTACTCTTGGAGTTGCTGCCAAATTAGCTCCTGTGGTAAAAGTTGAGATAGCTTATAGTTGGAAAGATTTTGGTAGCACAAAAGAGAATTATATTAAGTCATTGCCTTATAAAGGTCATAATGTAACGCTTGGTATAAGGTTTGATATATAA
- a CDS encoding UbiX family flavin prenyltransferase, which yields MTANNKKKLLVAISGASGAIYGIRLLEILRQLNIESHLIISKSAHLTILHETDYSIQQVQELADYYYNISDIGCRIACGSFRTFGMIIAPCSMKTLASVACSIEDNLISRAAGVILKEQRKLVLMIRETPLHRGHLENMLKVTSYGGIIAPPVPAFYNLPETLDDIINHSIARVLDIFDIDSGLIKRWDGLK from the coding sequence ATGACTGCTAATAATAAAAAAAAATTGCTTGTGGCAATCTCTGGAGCTTCTGGAGCCATATATGGTATAAGATTACTTGAGATTTTACGGCAATTAAATATTGAAAGTCATTTAATTATCTCAAAATCTGCCCATTTGACTATACTACATGAAACAGATTACTCTATACAACAAGTACAAGAGCTAGCAGATTATTATTATAATATTTCTGATATTGGTTGTAGGATTGCTTGTGGTTCTTTTAGGACATTTGGTATGATCATAGCTCCATGTAGCATGAAAACTCTCGCCTCAGTTGCTTGCAGCATTGAGGATAATTTAATTAGTAGAGCAGCAGGTGTTATACTGAAAGAACAAAGAAAATTAGTCTTAATGATTAGAGAAACTCCTTTACATAGGGGGCATTTAGAGAATATGTTGAAAGTAACGAGTTATGGCGGGATAATTGCTCCTCCAGTGCCGGCTTTTTATAACTTACCAGAAACCTTGGATGATATAATAAATCACTCAATTGCTCGAGTGCTTGATATTTTTGACATTGATAGTGGTTTAATAAAACGTTGGGATGGGCTAAAATAA